The following are from one region of the Heterodontus francisci isolate sHetFra1 chromosome 34, sHetFra1.hap1, whole genome shotgun sequence genome:
- the LOC137348592 gene encoding zinc finger protein 664-like has product MMEDDVEAGGVEGASKLERHKDTCIMGKPRKCRDCGKEFNSPSELEIHRRSHTGERPFTCSICAKRFTNPSTLLTHQRVHTGERLFTCSVCGKRFTQLSDLLTNQRVHTDERHFKCSDCEKSFKSRNELLKHQCTHTGERPFSCSVCGKGFTQSSSLRKQQRSHTGERLFTCSMCWKGFTQSSTLLTHQLVPTDQRPFNCCE; this is encoded by the coding sequence GAGCGTCCaagctggagagacacaaggacacctgcatcaTGGGGAAACCGCGGAAATGTAGGGATTGTGGGAAGGAATTCAATTCCCCATCTGAGCTGGAAattcatcgacgcagtcacactggagagaggccgttcacctgctccatttgtGCAAAGAGgttcactaatccatccaccctgctgacacaccagcgagttcacactggggagaggctgttcacctgctccgtgtgtgggaagagattcactcagttatctGATCTGCTGAcaaaccagcgagttcacactgatgagagacattttaaatgttctgactgtgagaagagctttaaaagcagaaatgAGCTGCTCAAACACCaatgcactcacactggggagaggccatttagcTGCTCTgtatgtgggaaaggattcactcagtcatcctctcTGCGAAAACAACAGcgaagtcacactggggagaggctgttcacctgctccatgtgttggaaaggattcactcagtcatccactctgctgacacaccaacttgttcccactgatcagagaccttttaatTGTTGTGAATGA